One genomic segment of Papaver somniferum cultivar HN1 unplaced genomic scaffold, ASM357369v1 unplaced-scaffold_6, whole genome shotgun sequence includes these proteins:
- the LOC113343492 gene encoding equilibrative nucleotide transporter 8-like, producing the protein MEEGGRSKNFAEDYRHEIQPKDRCNIAYTVHFILGLGNLLPWNALITAIDYFGYLYPTKHIDKVFSIAYMGSSLPVLLLLIGCRSNWFSHKERRLSFRFRMNTGLFMFLLTLMTPPIIDWCGVSTSSSYYVIVGAVAVCGLADGLIGGSLIGFAGELPERYMQAVFAGTASSGVLVSVLRIITKASLPQNPKGLQTSSYLYFLVSNLLMLGCIICCNLLNKLPVIQYHIAHKKEISASLSPSTGPIKFWVVAKKLKFSALGVLFIYTVTLSIFPGFITENFQSKSLKDWYPVVLITVYNVSDLFGKSLPSIFIPKSIGKVSWACLFGRVVFYPSFTACLHGPRWLRSEVPVMILISLFGLSNGYLTSVLMILAPKSVSVFEAEMAGIVMALFLGFGLVLGSVVGWIWVI; encoded by the exons ATGGAAGAAGGAGGAAGAAGTAAGAATTTTGCTGAAGATTATCGTCATGAGATTCAGCCAAAAGACAGATGTAATATAGCTTACACTGTTCattttattcttggtttaggaaaTTTACTACCATGGAATGCCTTGATCACTGCAATTGATTACTTCGGTTATCTTTATCCGACTAAACATATCGATAAAGTATTTTCTATTGCTTATATGGGTTCTTCACTTCCTGTTCTTTTACTTTTGATAGGTTGCCGGAGTAATTGGTTTAGTCATAAAGAGAGACGCCTTAGTTTTAGATTTAGAATGAATACAGgtctttttatgtttcttttaacTTTGATGACTCCACCTATTATCGATTGGTGTGGAGTGTCAACATCGTCATCTTATTATGTTATAGTTGGTGCTGTTGCTGTTTGCGGTTTGGCCGATGGGTTAATAGGTGGAAGTTTGATTGGTTTTGCTGGAGAACTTCCTGAACGATATATGCAAGCCGTTTTCGCAGGAACTGCTTCTTCAG GTGTTCTTGTTTCAGTCTTGAGAATCATAACAAAAGCATCTCTACCACAGAACCCAAAAGGTCTCCAAACAAGTTCCTATCTCTATTTTTTAGTCAGTAATTTGCTCATGTTAGGTTGCATTATCTGTTGCAACCTTCTAAACAAGTTACCAGTCATCCAATATCACATAGCACACAAAAAagaaatctcagcatcattatcaCCCTCTACAGGGCCAATTAAATTTTGGGTGGTAGCCAAAAAACTCAAGTTCTCAGCACTTGGTGTCCTTTTCATATATACAGTAACTCTATCTATTTTTCCAGGATTCATAACAGAGAATTTTCAATCTAAAAGTCTTAAAGATTGGTACCCAGTTGTGCTGATTACAGTATATAATGTTTCGGATTTATTTGGTAAATCATTGCCTTCGATATTTATTCCGAAAAGTATCGGAAAAGTTTCATGGGCTTGTCTTTTTGGCAGAGTTGTATTTTATCCTTCGTTTACAGCTTGTCTCCATGGACCAAGATGGTTAAGAAGTGAAGTTCCTGTAATGATTCTGATAAGCTTATTTGGGTTAAGCAATGGGTATTTAACTAGTGTACTTATGATATTAGCTCCTAAATCAGTATCAGTTTTTGAAGCAGAGATGGCAGGAATAGTTATGGCTTTGTTTCTAGGGTTTGGTTTAGTTTTAGGGTCTGTTGTTGGATGGATTTGGGTCATTTGA